The genomic stretch GTGTAtcgtatgttgtttgtttcaataaaatgtttcgctggaaaaggattccgTGATATTTTCTGTCTTTGTGAATTAccatatcatgttgtgtataaagttgaaatgtgatacgggaggatatttttagttttgctcatgaaaataaacaggtctgttggaagcctgtttgagtttcaacaaaatgagccccaaaatcagcaaaaaattgtgacgccgatgaataataaagtagctactatttccaaaatgatggaattacctggtgataaataaccttgtcttggagagtaaatttttgagttagcagaaacaatggtcaaccctCAAgtgtttgggcgattgtgatctttgttttgacgtcgctcatttattgtcaaactttataacacttgacagaaaaagaaacttacgagaacccggtatcttgccatcatttaacacaatgcttcactgtttggcgagtataaaacatgccgcggtaacttaaccGCGGCGCCCGTTGAAGTCAGGcgatgtcacttttgattttgcgatttatttgtgcaatcaaaagtacaataacacaATTGAACgtggcaaaaatctcccaaaatgtttgtcgctgatcgtaactttttatattctatattcacggttcaaaattaatgttgttttcatgtcgtaaatatgttaatttcgagcgaccgtcctggaaacttccttctgctcacTAACGAATTCTTAGTTAAAATCGGCCTACAAGACGACCCAAACTGTTCCTTTTGCAGATGAACCAGAAAAACTTAGTCACCTCTTTTGGTCCTGTCCCAGAGTGACCGCTTTTTGGACCTTCTTAAGACAACGCTTTATTTCGTCTCAGATTATTCCAGAAAACTACCAATTCAATCTTCTTATAGCATTAGGTTTGATGCAGACTCCTCCaaaaatcattgtcaaatgaatttttgcCTCCTGTTAGCAAGACAATATAtctggatttgtaaaaacaataaaacgctACCAAAGGTAGAAGGCTTTTTCAGATGTCTTAAGTCGACCTATCTAGACTCTATCTATTTGAACAAAAGGGTGCGGGCACCTTACAAACGAAGTGGGAACTACTGAAAACTTTAATTTAGAAAACcgttcttttttcttgcttcttttacTTTGATAAGTCCCTAAACCAACAAATCCTTCGTCGCCTTTTCACAATAGCCTTGCTACCGACAGCCCGTAAACTTTAATgctttgatttccttttcagtATGGGAAGCAATGTATACTGTTTTactgtaaatatgtaaatatgtcTATCCTGTAAgtaagttgtttgttttgtgtgtttgtgtgtggaataaataaataaattaattaaacaaaaacaaaaacaaaaaaaaaaacttccttctgctctttctaaaaactgtatcaatttacttttgcatcaatatttgtttttgcataaagcaagctaacaaaatctgtgccttgctgagttcgcatttgttagcgttaatagtattttcggtccaatgcttctgttttacgaaggggtatatgtttgaGTTCACCCATCAAGATACtaaacagggcttaacttcagtaaacttagtattacaaagctgccagatgctcagagggcacgcttaaacttgtggtgaaagaagttgtgagagagcttgaaaattatcaacatgtgagcccagaagccaatgtttctcacttcccatttattttcttcaatctttcgattctgggttcagtactttgctagtaaccacatgtcttctcgggctatttacccaagacttctaccatggcactacaatgatagacaataccaaaacaatatcgtgcactgttagagctacatactACACAAGGACAActtaaatctcctggaagacaacacacagctcagttaaCATTTTATGTGGAACAAattgctgtgttacttcactaccacacataagcactgcgtgtctattttttttaaagaggacaggaatttcttctttctgacaaatgattaattaataggccggtagccaggtttttaacctcagaaaaggatctgtttagTCGTACGAAAGTGTGAGGACCTgtaagccaaagggcctcggcaggtatgacttctgggttaccccttaaatggtcttaatgaccccccaacttagaaaatattttctggaacagtgcacgtaccacaggcaacccagtgtaccctcacggagggtctagtttattttccgtgtcgggaaaagtcttgcccgtcactcccctgctaagtggtggctttgtgcatagagccttctgagcgtattttcggaggatcgagagggtagtgggaaatgcgtagatttctctggtggacacagtagaacgattaacagtggcaatggcgtcgaaagtcatgtaacgcgaatggcgttttagtggatctttgaacaaaatatacccttatgaagctcaataatggcaagtcaattggatatacaggcgatggaatcttaaaagcgacgagtaatggacttcgacaacaatctatcgcccgtcgagccgaaatcaaagtgagctgtggccatgtccacacgtatccggaaatttttttttccgcaaatatttttttgcggttgcgaaaattttcgcgtccacacgcagcgtattcgaatcgtttacagccgtccacatgtatccgattgtatccggaaattttctgatttgctctagtgcccagttcttttgccggagagaatcctgaaatgagCATTCGCATAATTGCGATTTGGCGTCATTTCTTCCGCGCCATAGCAACTGTAAGGTGTAAACAGTCgaagcttgtagtttatcaccaaaaaaatgtctaaatcttctgaaaaagtcaagaaaaagtatgctgattcatataaatggaccgatgatgaagttgaactactgctgacggtcacgaaagtaaaagtatttgttgtgtaaatttatcacagctgcatttatctgaaagcatgacatcaaactagaaatcagagcaattaacaaagaagacacaaccttgctgtatgccatgtttgtttaatgctcgccgtgaagactggatccaagagaatgacgtaagcgtattcgcaaatttgcggatacgaccgtccacacgtatacgtattcgtatcggataaaaaaatttccactctggagagcgttttcaaaaatttccggataccgccggaaaatacgctggatacgtgtggacgcaagccgtattcgtaaaaaaaaatttgcgttttcacaaatttccggatacgtgtcgACGGGGCCtgtgtatttacctgaagtacatggtagtttaacacgatcgagtttcttgtcttcacgcacgcaaggaaatagggacctgtgcggaaatcttgccgaagtttttagtattgctctgtaagcaggaagggttcacaagcctgttggaagcgtgcttgagtttcaacaaaatgagccccaaaatcagtgaagaattgtgacgcagttgaataacaaagtagctgctatttccaaaatgatggaattacctggttagaataaataacgtcgcacgcgtcttggagagtaaattttgactttgcgtAAACAAGACttggacgattgtgatctttgttttgacttcgctcatttcattgtcaaactttataacacttgacaggaaaagaaacttacaaaaacccggtatcttgccatcatttgacacagatacttcactgcttggcgagtaaacatgctgcggtaacttcatcacggcgcccgctgaattccggcgatgtcactttcgattttgcgatttatttgtgcagccaaaacgtaaaataacaaaattgaacgttgcaaaaatcccccaaaatgtttgtcgctgatcgtaactttttatattctatattcacggttcaaaataaatgttgttttcatgtcgtaaatatgttattctcgagcgattgtcctggaaacttccttctgctctttctaaaaactgtgtatcaatatttatttactttagcatcaatatttgtttttgcataaagcaagctaacaaaatctgtcccttgctgagtttgcatttgttagcgttaatagtatttcggtccgatgcttctgttttacaaggggaatattattttggtctcccatccaaacactaaccccgccgaacagggacgaatttcagtgaacttcggtgaacttcggtattacaaagctgtcagacgctcagcgggcacgcttaaacttgtggtgaaaagaagtttatcaacatgtcagcccagaagccaatgtttctcacttcccatttattttcttcaatatttctgAGTTCAGTACTTTgcgagtaaccacatgtcttctcaggctatttacccaaggcttctaccatggcactaccggtacaatgatagacaataccaaaacaatatcgtgcactgttagaactacatattacgcaagaacagatttttttcgtcgtacgaacgtgtgagaacctgtgagccaaagggcctctgctggtatgacttctgggtgatcccttaaatggtcttaatgacccaccAACTTGACAAAATTGTCTAGAActgtgcacgtaccacaggcaacccagtgtaactTCTGTGTTGTTTTAGGGTGGTCCGTATAGGGGGTCCGtaagggtagtccgtggaccggtccgtgaggCAGCCCGTGGACCCAGTCCGTTGAGGGGTCCATCAACTGGGTTATACATAGAACATGCCCGCCGTGACACGTCCCCCGCCACCGGAAGTACATTGACGTTCGCGGAACTGTCGAAATTGTTCTAACTTTTGTGGAGAGCTCAACTTCATACCTGCTGTAATTTTGTTCCTGTTGTCTCTGCTGAAATGGCTTCCTCGGAAATTTCTTACACTGGGACACGACAGAGGAATCATTCCGAACATCTTTTTACCAAACGGAAAACAGTCCAGATAGGTTGCTGCGAGCTCCCTCTCTTCCTTGCCAATTTGTTTTTCGCGTTCATAGCGGTGACCGGACAAGTCGGACAAAACGTCAGCCTGCCTCTATGGGTTGACTCGACAAATGGAAATGTCTCAGGACCAACCGTGGATAGTTACTTTGTATTATCATTTGCCAGCTTGTCTTATGTCATAATATTTGGGATAGGTACGCTAATCATTCGATTCGTTTCGCCCGGTGCTATCGGCGAAACGGAGAAACGCTTTCCTCATCTTTTGATGTTTCTCGTTGGCTTGTGCGATGCTTTAAATGGAGCGCTGGTGGTTTTTGCAAGTAAAGGATCCAGAACACCCCCGTACCTTCAAGCGATTCTTGGCAATTTTATGATCCCTCTCACTATTCTGTTCAGGTAACTGtgcatttatatatattttttccaagCTGTCATGCAAGCAAGCAAGCTACTCTTTTGACAGGCCAAACGTTTTTAGTTCAAGTCATTAGCCTACATTTAGAAAAACTAATTCACGGGCAACCCTAATCCAGAAtctcaggtcattgttttaccaatacaaagagtaaaaactatcctaaacattcataaaagctctAGTTGaactattgagcacttttaagttGATGAGGACACACTccgctatcgcctcgtgtgccacttttttgttcttaccacattttgacgtcatctgtgatctattactgaacagacacacggcaacatggaatctatttgttaaatttatataaatacgtgtaataaagtggctaatgccgttaagcagtgctcaatacactttttaagtgtagaactttgaataagaagatataacgaagagacaaaattctctctATTctcagagaattttgtctcttcattatataaattatatatataactaactgcagacagtactgttttggccttctgggcctcatcagtgcagtgctgatgtctaggatggaggttaatcTATAAAgtcaccccagatgtcccacacatgcggtacatccaagtcatgccagagtgctcaaactagcgagctagtgagcatgcgcaattgctataTATATGAGTGATATGATGCAAAACGGCACCCGTTCGTTTGGCACAAATGTCCTGGAAGTGGAATATTTTGCGGTGTGACCTATTGTACCTAATGAATGGCACCCGAGGCCGGAATTGACCGTAATTTAAGTGTCAACTTTATTTAGCACTGGGGCACAAATTGGGAACACTCCACaaaatcgtaggttggtttttgaggagaggggaaaacaggattgcccaaagaaaaacctctcagagtagagtagagaaccaacaaattcaacccacttGTGATAACAATTCTGGGAATCAGACCTTGTCACCACTGGTGAGAGgcgaggcgagtgctctcaccatatAGCATCCGTACAGCTGACATCACTAGAAGTTTGATTTAGTATGTCATTAGCCTCCCACACAGACGTCCTTAGGGCTTCTTCATATGTTGATCCCACATGAACAGACAGCTAGTATGACATTTGCCCTGTATTCTGTGTCTGTCTGTATCATTTATCTCCAACAGTCGCCAAACTCCTTTTTGAATAAGAATGTCAAACTGGCCAAGTTTGCTAGGATGCATATATGGCAAATCACAGATCTGGGAACTCTATGCCCTACTAGTAAAATGCAAAGCATCTAATGCTAGCCAGCTAGTCAGCATTCATATGCTATAATGCAATGACATTTGGACCAAAACAACACCAACTCAAGGTTTGCTGCAATAAGGATTAGCCAGGTACAGCCTCTTAGCCTGCTACGCAGGCGTGAGGAAAGGGgattgggttagggttagggttaaccttAACCCTAACCTTCTCCTCGCGCGAGCTACACAGGCTACAGCATCTGGACACAGCTGTAAAATGGCCAGCTCGTACTCTGCATGAAAATAGATCTGCAAAAACCCTTGAAAAGTTGACCCTTTGTTTTTTGTAATGACTTTCCATTTGCTTTAGTCTGAAACAAGAATTTCAGAAGTGGAATTTGCACTTTACAGTACTTGTCCTTGTACTCAACCCTATGCTTGAATTTGGACAACATTAACTGTTCATGATTCATTTGATGTTATTGATCATTGGTTATTAAGTGGCTTTAAGTATGACTATTGTGTTAAAGTACCATAAAGTTGCACGTTTTACACACAGCAGTTTATTGAAAACTACAGTCACTGTGGCATAATTTGCCCAAATGTTGTTTGTCTACAGATTTGTTATATTGAAGAAGAAGCCAACTCTTTTAAAATTGTGTTGTGGTATAGCTGTGGTTATCGGTCTTTTTATTTGCCTTATTCCTACAATTTTTCCTGGCGTTGATGCCAAAGCTCAGAAAAAAGAGAATGAAGCTCATGGTGTCTCAAGAGTCTTGTGGCCAATCATATTCATGTTTGGATTTGTAAGGGTGTTACAAAACTGtttgtatatgtaatcgcatgtGCCCTtatgcaattaaggattaatttcacatgtattttcaaagttttcccaaAATTTGTGACTCAGGCAATttgtaaaactttgaaaatacaccTGAAATTAATCCTTGATTGCACCAGGGCACATTGCGATAGTtaacatgtttatcacatacggggcaaaattattgagggatGCCCGTTCAATGCTGCAACAATTGACAATCAACTTAACATGCTTTCATTCAGTTAAAGatgttaaagttcaattcagtAAATcgatgctgtcaacagaaatagtgcttaatttaattaaactgtattttacatgtggacaaaaaaagcagtttaattaatcagagtcagaatctggaagaagattctcttgtaacttcgtTTTCTCTGGATAaacaactgttaaccaatcaggatcaagtaatcatgccctcttgattaccaaaagtgccctcatgaaaggaaaaatgccctccctctcagccaatcagcattcagtaattttgccccgtatgtgataataTTTGTAATTTAACCCATTTACTCTTGAATCGGCCCCATTGATGATTAAATTTATCTGGCATTATAGTAAATGCCACTCCCATTTTTCTTCAGCCAAAATTGGCATGTGAGAGAGATTTCCCTGCAGAATTTGCCCTGCGTCATCCAAGTAGGCAAgtgaaaaacctgttttttcAATGCTTGTAATGTTGTCCTAACCTTTTCAAGAGTGCTCTCTGTTAGAAGACAGGACACAATACCAGAGTCACTGTGACAACTTCCATGCCCTTAATTTTAGAGATCCAACAAGATATGATAACAATGACATAGGAATGAGCTCGAAGACTTCGTTTCGGTTCTGCATGTCTAATCCTGCTGAACATTTAATAGATCGTTGATAACATTGTGATTTTATTGGAATTGTTCTAAGAAAATTGCAATCTTATCATAATCAACCAtataattttgctttttctcCAGCTTCCAGCAGCCATAATGAATGTCTTGGAGGAAAGAGGACTTAAAATGGAGAGCAAGACCTCTAGAAAGGGAATCAACGTAGtgttctttttgttctggacATCCACTTATCAATTTTTGTGTGTGGCACTTATCTTTTGGGCTGATATTCTTCCCTGGTATGGAAATGTGGACAATATCAGTGAATTTGGAAGAAAGTAAGTTTTCTGTTTCCATGCAGCTGTGGCTCACACTAGCATAATCAATAAAATAGCCAGTTACATTTCACATCAAATTATGTGTAAACTTTCATTCTCATGAGCTCACACCCAAAAACGGAAATTATTCATACTGTGCTTTGTCAAAAAATAAAGACGGAAAGTAATTGAGAgtgaatgacaaaaaaaaaaaagcaattaaataaaattagtaaaaatcaaAATGGTTAAATACTTGGAACTGGAAagcaatatttattattattaaaaactggatcattggataatgcaattcgagagttttgattggctaagccaacatgggttatgagccattataccatgatctacaaacatgGTAAGCTtacgcgtgattttttgggcctttttatttttattgtagtctagttttctatattttaggggcgtttttaataaaacaattattccactcacgcttgttggatataagatgattatagccaactcgacgCTAtgtgcctcgttggctatctatcttccaacgcgcgctcatggaataattgttaattagctcATTGTCACCGATGTTGGGCATTCCACTTTTTttgaagtggtttttttttttttttgcgtaatTTGCTATATTTTGGTCCAATAATAgtaaatattataataattatgaagAATTATATATTATGGAAGATGGTGAAGGTTAACCCCGgttaatagaccatatttgtattctcagtattggactggaagtaccttgcaatggaggctaatatgGGGGAATagattcccctgcattagcctccatgaCAAGCTAGTTCCATTCCAGtactgagaatatgaatatggtctattgatgAAGACTGTATAACATCAAACACATTCAAGATGGTTGACAACTACAAGTGTGTTTATTCCATGTGTTCAGCCACATGACGTACAATACAACAATCTATAGGGACAGGATAGTTGTTTTactatatactaaaacagtgagataatatacagcacaaaaaatttatttggatgttttcttcacttgtcacggatgcaaatcgggacgccattttttcccgagttgcttggaggtaaatagcacagaatattcggagtttgacgagccaatcagcgcccgcattcaacgctatccactgttttagtatatactaataagcTTTATGTCACAGACtagataaaattaatgttttcagTGTCGACAAGGGGATTCTCAAGGGAAAAATTTGGAGTAGTGGGGGATTCTCGCGGAATGAATTTCAAGTGCTTAGGGATATTCAGGGGAAAGATTCCAAGTGTTGGGGATTGTGTGGGAAAATTTAGAGTGCTGGAAAAtacttggggaggggggggggggaattccGAGTGCTGGGAGACTTTTTGGGGAAAAATCATGGTGGTGCTCCCGACAGAACTAATAGGAGACTCATAGGAGATTGTAGCATATACAGGCGAGCAAAAGTGCTCTTCCTATCGGGGAGACACTACAAATCAACTTGAAGTAGATTAACCTGTGTACCTTTTGCATTTTGCAGTTGGTGGTATGGAATACAGTGTTTTTTCGGTGGAGCAGGCTGTAGTGCGACCCCAGGCATCAGGGGTGCAATGTTTATCCTGATGTATGTGATATCTTATGTCGGAGGAGCCAATCTCTTGAGACACGCCGAAGGGGCCACTTGGCTGGCAATTGTCACAGTAAGAAACCTTGcgcttttttct from Montipora capricornis isolate CH-2021 chromosome 12, ASM3666992v2, whole genome shotgun sequence encodes the following:
- the LOC138027681 gene encoding crt homolog 3-like; the protein is MASSEISYTGTRQRNHSEHLFTKRKTVQIGCCELPLFLANLFFAFIAVTGQVGQNVSLPLWVDSTNGNVSGPTVDSYFVLSFASLSYVIIFGIGTLIIRFVSPGAIGETEKRFPHLLMFLVGLCDALNGALVVFASKGSRTPPYLQAILGNFMIPLTILFRFVILKKKPTLLKLCCGIAVVIGLFICLIPTIFPGVDAKAQKKENEAHGVSRVLWPIIFMFGFLPAAIMNVLEERGLKMESKTSRKGINVVFFLFWTSTYQFLCVALIFWADILPWYGNVDNISEFGRNWWYGIQCFFGGAGCSATPGIRGAMFILMYVISYVGGANLLRHAEGATWLAIVTSLVTPLGFLFWTLFSESPFKWHPEGHVSTWFSIGALAIMVPAIFVYNMGAPEVTLSSDGAESGGEFFYSASGQGDDPRGESLIQDTSSSKNYGV